In Gossypium hirsutum isolate 1008001.06 chromosome D06, Gossypium_hirsutum_v2.1, whole genome shotgun sequence, one genomic interval encodes:
- the LOC107962411 gene encoding probable WRKY transcription factor 40 isoform X1 has product MNILDLGLCLKIEKKAMNSSSSSWVDSLDLNASSTKSLQLETPSGALVEELNRVNAENKKLTEMLKAMCESYNALQSQLVDLMNKNTEKELSPTKKRKSETSNNNNGNIIGNSESSSTDEEESCKKPREEIIKAKISRAYVRTELSDTSLVVKDGYQWRKYGQKVTRDNPCPRAYFKCSFAPSCPVKKKVQRSVDDQSVLVATYEGEHNHLPPSQIEATSGSSRLGSVPVGSTPVKSSSPTITLDLTNSIKSSDEARNSKPKLDSPEATQYLVEHMASSLTKDPNFTAALAAAISGRMFSTNSN; this is encoded by the exons ATGAATATATTAGATCTGGGTCTTTGcttaaagattgaaaaaaaagctatgaattcttcttcttcttcatgggTTGATTCACTGGATCTTAATGCTTCTTCAACAAAGTCCCTTCAACTTGAAACTCCT AGTGGTGCTTTAGTGGAGGAACTGAACCGCGTAAATGCAGAAAATAAGAAGCTAACTGAGATGTTAAAAGCAATGTGTGAGAGCTATAATGCATTGCAAAGCCAGTTAGTGGACTTGATGAACAAGAATACTGAGAAAGAACTTAGTcctacaaagaaaagaaaatcagaaaCCAGCAACAACAACAATGGGAATATCATTGGGAATTCAGAGAGTAGTTCAACTGATGAAGAAGAATCATGTAAGAAACCTAGAGAAGAAATCATCAAAGCCAAAATTTCAAGAGCTTATGTCAGGACTGAACTATCTGATACCAGCCTT gtTGTAAAGGATGGATATCAATGGAGGAAATATGGGCAAAAAGTCACCAGGGATAATCCCTGTCCAAGAGCTTATTTCAAGTGTTCTTTTGCACCAAGTTGCCCTGTTAAAAAGAAG GTGCAAAGAAGTGTGGATGATCAATCAGTTCTAGTTGCAACATATGAAGGTGAACATAATCATCTTCCCCCTTCTCAAATCGAGGCAACATCGGGTTCGAGCCGCCTTGGTTCGGTCCCTGTTGGTTCGACTCCGGTTAAGTCATCCAGTCCAACCATTACTCTAGACCTCACCAATTCAATCAAGTCAAGTGATGAAGCTAGAAACTCAAAGCCAAAACTGGATTCACCAGAAGCTACGCAATATTTGGTGGAACATATGGCATCTTCTTTAACTAAAGACCCTAATTTCACTGCAGCACTGGCAGCTGCTATTTCAGGAAGAATGTTTTCAACAAATTCCAAttga
- the LOC107962411 gene encoding probable WRKY transcription factor 40 (The RefSeq protein has 1 substitution compared to this genomic sequence) — protein sequence MNILDLGLCLKIEKKAMNSSSSSWVNSLDLNASSTKSLQLETPVSHPNTSNSLIVFGRKLSVKEESGALVEELNRVNAENKKLTEMLKAMCESYNALQSQLVDLMNKNTEKELSPTKKRKSETSNNNNGNIIGNSESSSTDEEESCKKPREEIIKAKISRAYVRTELSDTSLVVKDGYQWRKYGQKVTRDNPCPRAYFKCSFAPSCPVKKKVQRSVDDQSVLVATYEGEHNHLPPSQIEATSGSSRLGSVPVGSTPVKSSSPTITLDLTNSIKSSDEARNSKPKLDSPEATQYLVEHMASSLTKDPNFTAALAAAISGRMFSTNSN from the exons ATGAATATATTAGATCTGGGTCTTTGcttaaagattgaaaaaaaagctatgaattcttcttcttcttcatgggTTGATTCACTGGATCTTAATGCTTCTTCAACAAAGTCCCTTCAACTTGAAACTCCTGTAAGTCATCCTAATACCAGCAACAGCTTAATTGTATTTGGAAGGAAACTTTCAGTCAAAGAAGAG AGTGGTGCTTTAGTGGAGGAACTGAACCGCGTAAATGCAGAAAATAAGAAGCTAACTGAGATGTTAAAAGCAATGTGTGAGAGCTATAATGCATTGCAAAGCCAGTTAGTGGACTTGATGAACAAGAATACTGAGAAAGAACTTAGTcctacaaagaaaagaaaatcagaaaCCAGCAACAACAACAATGGGAATATCATTGGGAATTCAGAGAGTAGTTCAACTGATGAAGAAGAATCATGTAAGAAACCTAGAGAAGAAATCATCAAAGCCAAAATTTCAAGAGCTTATGTCAGGACTGAACTATCTGATACCAGCCTT gtTGTAAAGGATGGATATCAATGGAGGAAATATGGGCAAAAAGTCACCAGGGATAATCCCTGTCCAAGAGCTTATTTCAAGTGTTCTTTTGCACCAAGTTGCCCTGTTAAAAAGAAG GTGCAAAGAAGTGTGGATGATCAATCAGTTCTAGTTGCAACATATGAAGGTGAACATAATCATCTTCCCCCTTCTCAAATCGAGGCAACATCGGGTTCGAGCCGCCTTGGTTCGGTCCCTGTTGGTTCGACTCCGGTTAAGTCATCCAGTCCAACCATTACTCTAGACCTCACCAATTCAATCAAGTCAAGTGATGAAGCTAGAAACTCAAAGCCAAAACTGGATTCACCAGAAGCTACGCAATATTTGGTGGAACATATGGCATCTTCTTTAACTAAAGACCCTAATTTCACTGCAGCACTGGCAGCTGCTATTTCAGGAAGAATGTTTTCAACAAATTCCAAttga